A region of Granulicella aggregans DNA encodes the following proteins:
- the phoU gene encoding phosphate signaling complex protein PhoU yields MPRINFQQQLVALKDKLLAMAALSQQALEFSVEAYLAGDMALCDHVLEIEAAINAAETSVDDMAYDLLAKEQPMAIDLRFILSVIKINSDLERIGDQSANIAQRAKSLRDAPQISLPVDIQEMGGKVGVMIRTAIQALLEADAKLAESVLAMDDEVDEMNRSVQTELIGVMQQHALVSEQALNAILISRNLERAADHATNIAEDVIFWVRGSDVRHKLSLSEAD; encoded by the coding sequence TTGCCGCGGATCAATTTTCAACAGCAGTTGGTTGCTCTGAAGGACAAGCTGCTCGCTATGGCAGCGTTGTCTCAGCAGGCATTGGAGTTCTCGGTGGAGGCCTACCTGGCCGGCGATATGGCTCTCTGCGATCATGTGCTGGAGATCGAAGCGGCGATTAACGCCGCTGAGACGTCGGTGGACGACATGGCCTACGACCTGCTCGCGAAGGAACAGCCGATGGCGATCGATCTTCGCTTCATCCTGTCCGTCATCAAGATCAACAGCGATCTCGAGCGCATCGGCGATCAGTCGGCGAATATAGCCCAGCGTGCGAAGTCGTTGCGAGACGCGCCGCAAATCTCTCTGCCGGTAGACATCCAGGAGATGGGTGGGAAGGTGGGCGTCATGATCCGCACTGCCATTCAGGCTCTGCTTGAAGCGGATGCGAAGCTGGCGGAGTCTGTGCTCGCCATGGATGATGAGGTTGACGAGATGAACCGCTCGGTGCAGACGGAGCTGATCGGCGTGATGCAGCAGCATGCGCTGGTGAGCGAGCAAGCGTTGAACGCGATCCTGATTTCACGGAACCTGGAGCGGGCCGCAGACCATGCGACCAATATTGCGGAAGATGTAATCTTCTGGGTGCGTGGGTCGGATGTGCGACACAAGCTGTCGCTGAGCGAGGCAGATTAG
- a CDS encoding manganese catalase family protein, producing MYHHIKKLMYTVNIGTPDPRFGKMLLEQFGGANGELAAAMQYTVQGWNCVDDLGRRDLLLDIGTEELSHLEVVGALIRMHLAPLKTDREAAEADPLVTIAGGGGVGIFDSMGNAWTSDYLQITGELDVDLRSNIAAEARAKIVYERLIDHTDDPGSIDTLQFLMTREITHMKAFSAALESLEKSPFSIGMLKPTPGLVDEYFNGSTGDGSEGDTDMRGPWTTAHGLHVVESQIAGGKGLSVGDVNGKIDGEERGKQDDAQKATTSVGPSKLSSKLKGSNGKVHHKESVEELVTR from the coding sequence ATGTATCACCACATTAAGAAACTCATGTACACCGTAAATATTGGAACGCCGGACCCGAGGTTCGGCAAGATGCTGCTGGAGCAGTTTGGCGGAGCGAACGGTGAACTCGCCGCAGCGATGCAATACACCGTGCAGGGTTGGAACTGCGTCGACGATCTCGGCCGGCGCGACCTCCTGCTCGACATCGGTACGGAGGAGCTGAGCCACCTGGAAGTAGTTGGCGCTCTGATCCGGATGCACCTTGCGCCTCTCAAGACCGATCGCGAGGCGGCCGAGGCCGATCCGCTGGTGACGATTGCTGGCGGCGGTGGAGTCGGCATCTTCGACTCGATGGGCAATGCGTGGACCTCTGACTATCTACAGATCACCGGCGAGCTGGATGTCGACCTGCGAAGCAATATCGCAGCCGAGGCCCGCGCCAAAATCGTCTATGAACGGTTGATCGACCATACTGACGATCCGGGTTCGATCGACACACTGCAGTTCCTGATGACCCGCGAGATCACGCATATGAAGGCGTTCTCCGCGGCGCTTGAGAGCTTGGAGAAGAGCCCATTCTCAATCGGAATGCTGAAGCCGACGCCAGGACTTGTGGACGAGTATTTCAACGGCTCGACGGGCGACGGTAGCGAAGGTGACACGGACATGCGTGGGCCGTGGACGACCGCGCATGGACTTCACGTCGTGGAGTCGCAAATCGCTGGCGGCAAGGGGCTCTCTGTAGGCGACGTAAACGGAAAGATTGATGGCGAAGAGCGCGGCAAGCAGGATGATGCGCAAAAGGCAACGACGTCAGTAGGCCCTAGCAAACTGAGTTCAAAGCTGAAGGGTTCCAATGGCAAGGTTCATCATAAGGAGAGCGTGGAAGAGTTGGTTACACGTTAG
- the ftsH gene encoding ATP-dependent zinc metalloprotease FtsH: MNSTVKQILIWVFMIACLICLWQFVVKGTGMGQDHSISLSQFLNDASTGKVKDVVVNGAEVTGHYQDDPKNQFRTTIPGNYPDMYKTLQEHGVSVTIKDQNSNQWISLLISIAPFALLLGLWFFLLRQMQSGGNKAMSFGKSRARLLSMQQKKITFKDVAGVDEAKEELKEIIEFLREAQKFQRLGGRIPKGVLLVGPPGTGKTLLARAVAGEANVPFFSISGSDFVEMFVGVGASRVRDLFEQGKKNAPCIIFIDEIDAVGRHRGAGLGGGHDEREQTLNQLLVEMDGFEANDGVILIAATNRPDVLDPALLRPGRFDRRVVVDRPDIRGREEVLRVHSKKVPMAEDVNLNQLARGTPGFSGADLANMVNEAALTAARFNRKAVHMYDFEVAKDKVLMGAERKSMLRSPEELKTTAYHEAGHTLVAALRDHSDPLHKVTIIPRGMALGVTVYLPDGDNHTVSKDYLETRLAMMMGGRVAEEIFLKQMTTGAGSDIERATSLARAMVCEYGMSALGPMTFGKKEQEVFLGREIGQSRDFSDDTAKQIDVEVRRFVDEAYASAYSILDNNHDIMHRMSAALLERETLDAAEIKLIIEGKELPEARSPLSQVGPGPGGDVQKILKPEGGRKPGFGDSQPSPA, from the coding sequence TTGAACTCAACCGTTAAACAAATTCTCATCTGGGTCTTCATGATCGCCTGCCTGATCTGCCTGTGGCAGTTCGTGGTCAAAGGCACGGGCATGGGACAGGATCACTCGATCAGCCTGTCGCAATTCTTGAATGATGCCAGCACCGGCAAGGTCAAGGACGTGGTCGTGAACGGCGCTGAGGTCACGGGCCATTATCAGGACGACCCCAAGAACCAGTTCCGCACCACCATCCCGGGCAACTATCCGGACATGTACAAGACCCTGCAGGAGCATGGCGTCTCGGTCACGATCAAGGACCAGAACTCCAATCAGTGGATCAGTCTGCTGATCTCGATTGCGCCGTTCGCGCTGCTGCTCGGCCTATGGTTCTTCCTGCTGCGCCAGATGCAGTCCGGCGGCAACAAGGCAATGAGCTTTGGCAAGAGCCGCGCCCGTCTGCTCTCCATGCAGCAGAAGAAGATCACCTTCAAGGATGTCGCTGGGGTTGATGAGGCCAAGGAAGAGCTGAAGGAGATCATCGAGTTCCTTCGCGAGGCCCAGAAGTTCCAGCGCCTCGGCGGCCGTATCCCCAAGGGCGTGCTGCTCGTCGGACCTCCCGGCACCGGGAAGACTTTGCTCGCACGCGCTGTCGCTGGCGAGGCCAATGTTCCCTTCTTCTCCATCTCCGGTTCGGACTTCGTAGAGATGTTTGTCGGCGTCGGCGCAAGCCGCGTTCGCGACCTCTTTGAACAGGGCAAGAAGAACGCTCCCTGCATCATCTTCATCGATGAGATCGACGCTGTTGGCCGTCATCGTGGCGCAGGCCTCGGCGGCGGACACGACGAGCGTGAGCAGACCCTGAACCAGCTTCTGGTCGAGATGGACGGCTTCGAAGCGAACGATGGTGTCATCCTCATCGCCGCGACCAACCGCCCTGACGTGCTCGATCCGGCGCTTCTCCGCCCCGGCCGTTTCGACCGACGCGTCGTCGTCGATCGCCCCGACATCCGTGGCCGCGAAGAGGTCCTTCGCGTTCATTCAAAGAAAGTCCCGATGGCCGAGGACGTCAACCTCAATCAGCTCGCTCGTGGGACACCGGGATTCTCCGGCGCCGACCTTGCGAACATGGTGAACGAGGCTGCCCTCACCGCCGCCCGCTTCAACCGCAAGGCTGTACACATGTACGACTTTGAAGTGGCCAAGGACAAGGTGCTGATGGGCGCGGAGCGCAAGTCCATGCTGCGCAGCCCTGAAGAGCTGAAGACCACCGCGTACCACGAGGCCGGTCACACCCTCGTCGCCGCGCTGCGCGATCACTCCGATCCTCTGCACAAGGTCACAATCATCCCTCGCGGAATGGCGTTGGGCGTCACCGTCTATCTGCCCGATGGCGACAATCACACCGTCTCCAAGGACTATCTCGAGACTCGCCTCGCCATGATGATGGGCGGACGCGTTGCGGAAGAGATCTTCCTGAAGCAGATGACCACCGGAGCTGGCAGCGATATCGAGCGCGCTACGTCGCTCGCTCGCGCCATGGTCTGCGAGTACGGCATGTCGGCTCTTGGGCCGATGACCTTCGGCAAGAAGGAACAGGAGGTCTTCCTGGGTCGCGAGATCGGCCAGTCCCGCGACTTCTCCGACGACACCGCCAAGCAGATCGACGTCGAGGTTCGCCGCTTCGTCGACGAGGCTTACGCGTCGGCCTACAGCATCCTCGACAACAACCACGACATCATGCACCGTATGTCGGCTGCCCTGCTCGAGCGCGAGACGCTCGACGCGGCGGAGATCAAGCTAATCATCGAAGGCAAGGAACTTCCCGAGGCGCGGTCCCCGCTCTCTCAGGTTGGCCCTGGCCCCGGTGGCGACGTCCAGAAGATCCTCAAGCCCGAAGGCGGTCGCAAGCCTGGCTTTGGCGACAGCCAGCCCAGCCCGGCGTAA